A single genomic interval of uncultured Desulfobacter sp. harbors:
- a CDS encoding superoxide dismutase has product MDRRKFLKLSAGAGSLALLQMVGVSCAGSGDGTIKLPSLPYNADALEPYISEETIRFHYGKHHSGYVKKVNRMIKGTAYANLGLEAIIQKTRGNADEIGIFNNAAQVFNHTFYWNSMKPGGGGAPTGIIAEKIEADFGSYDAFKTAFASAALSQFGSGWAWLVKDGDALKVIKTSNADTPAEGLIPLLTVDVWEHAYYLDYQNRRADYVDAYLQHLVNWEFAETNLVG; this is encoded by the coding sequence ATGGACAGAAGAAAATTTTTAAAGCTTTCAGCCGGTGCGGGTAGCCTTGCGCTGTTGCAGATGGTCGGTGTCAGCTGTGCAGGATCTGGTGACGGCACGATAAAATTGCCGTCATTGCCCTACAACGCCGATGCCCTTGAACCGTATATTTCTGAAGAAACAATTCGCTTTCACTACGGGAAGCACCATTCCGGGTATGTAAAAAAAGTGAACCGGATGATCAAAGGAACCGCCTATGCCAACTTGGGCCTTGAGGCAATTATTCAGAAAACCCGCGGCAACGCCGACGAGATCGGTATTTTCAATAATGCCGCCCAGGTCTTCAACCACACCTTTTACTGGAACAGCATGAAACCGGGCGGCGGCGGTGCGCCTACCGGTATCATTGCCGAAAAAATCGAAGCGGACTTCGGCAGTTATGACGCATTCAAAACAGCCTTTGCATCCGCAGCGCTCTCCCAGTTCGGCAGCGGATGGGCATGGCTGGTCAAAGACGGTGATGCGCTGAAAGTCATAAAAACATCAAACGCCGATACACCGGCCGAGGGGTTGATTCCGCTTCTTACCGTTGATGTATGGGAACATGCATATTATCTGGATTATCAGAACCGGAGAGCGGATTATGTTGACGCATATCTGCAACATCTGGTCAACTGGGAGTTTGCAGAAACCAATCTGGTGGGATAG
- a CDS encoding universal stress protein, with product MTSKILIPFDETECAQNTVTYVAKNLNKEDEVTLFHVVPDTAAACGLNSPSLTPYFEAERNSFCRMEEKREKMMRDSLETARYKLIDAGFAKEKVHIKTQPQGKKISDDIIHEAQKGKYKTVAMGRSSTSGLKEFFIGSNASRVMHSLNIPVIIVD from the coding sequence ATGACTTCGAAAATCTTGATTCCCTTTGATGAAACTGAATGCGCTCAAAATACCGTTACCTATGTTGCAAAAAACCTGAACAAGGAGGATGAGGTCACACTGTTTCATGTAGTGCCGGATACTGCGGCAGCCTGTGGGCTCAACAGCCCCAGCCTCACGCCCTATTTTGAAGCAGAACGCAATTCGTTCTGCCGGATGGAGGAAAAACGCGAGAAAATGATGCGGGACAGCCTTGAAACCGCAAGGTATAAATTAATCGATGCCGGGTTTGCCAAAGAGAAGGTTCATATAAAAACTCAACCCCAGGGCAAAAAGATTTCCGACGACATTATACACGAGGCACAAAAAGGAAAATACAAAACGGTTGCCATGGGACGAAGTTCGACGTCAGGTCTAAAAGAATTTTTTATTGGCAGCAACGCTTCGCGGGTGATGCATTCCTTGAACATCCCAGTGATCATTGTTGACTGA
- a CDS encoding alanine racemase, translated as MTGANPLLPKEKIIEFITPYLKNKGMYLDMAKAFGSPLYVLETDVLARKAAQFRAAFSHRLPETAFFYAMKSNNLPHLSGHLLKHGFGLDVSSGVELSVALELGAPSIMFSGPGKTIQELALAARYPDRVMILLDSIGEARRLASVLEEKQMRMPVGLRLNNNPEGLWRKFGVLPENLLSAFKEIQALGRLEFQGLQFHSSWNLNPDRQTAFIKKLGQILSTMPKQFLDAVKFIDIGGGYWPAQGEWLLTDVPQDYSITPSVSIDLFAKELSNAIKKHILPLTQCRICFEPGRWICNDVMHILIQVVDCKDKDLVITDAGGNTVGWERYETDYCPVLNLTRPGLSEKKCHILGSLCTPHDVWGYGYFGSGIKENDILMIPTQGAYTYSLRQQFIKPIPRVAVKESSNRYFILPE; from the coding sequence ATGACAGGAGCAAATCCCCTTCTGCCCAAGGAGAAAATAATTGAGTTTATAACCCCGTATTTAAAAAACAAAGGGATGTACCTGGATATGGCCAAGGCATTCGGGTCTCCGCTGTATGTTCTGGAAACTGATGTTTTAGCAAGAAAAGCGGCCCAATTCAGAGCGGCATTCAGCCACCGTCTACCGGAAACCGCTTTTTTTTACGCCATGAAAAGCAACAACCTGCCCCATCTTTCCGGTCATCTACTCAAACATGGATTCGGACTGGATGTATCCAGCGGTGTGGAACTATCAGTGGCCCTGGAACTGGGTGCGCCATCCATTATGTTCAGCGGGCCGGGCAAAACCATCCAGGAACTGGCTCTTGCAGCCCGGTACCCGGACCGGGTGATGATTCTTTTGGACAGTATTGGAGAGGCAAGACGACTGGCATCCGTGCTTGAAGAAAAACAGATGCGAATGCCTGTAGGCCTTCGGCTGAACAATAATCCCGAAGGCCTGTGGCGCAAATTCGGTGTGCTGCCGGAAAACCTGTTATCTGCGTTCAAAGAAATTCAGGCACTTGGTCGACTGGAATTCCAGGGACTGCAGTTCCATTCTTCCTGGAATCTTAACCCGGACAGACAGACAGCGTTCATCAAAAAACTGGGACAGATTCTTTCCACCATGCCAAAGCAGTTCCTGGATGCAGTCAAATTCATTGATATCGGGGGCGGCTACTGGCCTGCCCAGGGGGAGTGGCTTTTAACAGATGTACCCCAGGACTATAGCATCACCCCGAGTGTCTCCATTGATCTGTTTGCAAAAGAACTGTCAAATGCCATTAAAAAACACATCTTGCCGTTGACTCAATGCCGGATCTGTTTTGAGCCGGGCCGCTGGATCTGCAATGATGTCATGCACATCCTCATCCAGGTTGTGGACTGCAAGGATAAAGACCTGGTCATCACCGATGCCGGGGGAAACACTGTGGGCTGGGAACGGTATGAAACCGATTACTGCCCGGTGCTCAATTTAACCCGGCCCGGCCTGTCCGAAAAAAAATGCCATATACTAGGCTCCCTTTGCACCCCGCACGATGTCTGGGGGTATGGCTATTTCGGTTCAGGAATCAAAGAGAATGACATCCTAATGATTCCGACCCAGGGGGCATACACCTATAGTCTTCGCCAGCAATTTATCAAACCCATTCCCCGGGTAGCGGTCAAGGAAAGCAGCAATCGCTATTTTATTCTTCCCGAATAA